CGAACTGCAGATGCGTACGTCCATGCCCAGCGCGGCCAGTTCGCGCACCGCTTCGATGGCGCCGGCCACGGGCGGCAGATCGCGTATGAAGCCGGGCGCCGTGTACAGCGCCTCCGCGCGCGGACGCAGCTCGAGCGCGTAGTCCTCCAGGATGTGGAAGGACTTGCGGTCCTCGAATTCGACGGGCGCGACATCGGGATAGGCCTGGCGCCAGGCGCTCAAGAAGGCGCGCTCGAAATCGGCGAGCACGCCGTCTTGGTCAATCAGGATAAGCATGGGAAAGGCGGGTCGGCGAAGGTATGGCGTCAAGCGGCCATGGATGGGCCTCTATTGTGCCGCATGCCCCGCCCGATGGCCGTCAGGCGAGCGTTTCGGCCAGGATCTGGTAGCGCGACCGGCCGTCCTGCGCGGAGGCCACCAGCACGTAGCGGTCGAAACGCCACGCGATGGGCTGCGCCGGCGCGGGCGGCAGCAGGCGGGTGTCGGCGTCGCGCAGCAGGGTGACGTGCGGCCGGAAACGCGTTTCCGGCCGCGCCGGGTGCAGCGCAGCCACCCAGTCCCACAACTGCCGATGTTCCGAGGCAAGTCGTCCGGCGCCTTCGTCAGGGTTGTCGCCATCGTCGGCCGGGCCGGCCCAGACAATGCGCGGACGCGGGAAGGCGCCCAGCCGGCTCAGGATCACCTGCCCCGGTTCGATGCGGCGGCGGCGGGTTTCATCGACAAGCGGCTGCACCAGCGCGGGCGCCGTCTCGCCGAGAAAGGCCAGCGTCAGATGCAGCGTGTCCGCCCGCATGATGCGGCCGCCACAAGCGCCGTGCGCCTGTTGGCACCACTGGGTCAGCGCGCGCACCGTGTCGAAGTCGGGCCACAGCGCAAAGAACAGGCGGACGGGACGGGAAAACGGCGTGGTGCGGGACGGAGAAGGATCAGGCATGGCGTCGAAGCAGGAAGCAGCGGAGCGGACAGCGCGGGGTGCCGATGGCGCGGGCGGAAAGCGCACCGACGCCATCAGGGTACACGCCGCACGGGCGGCGCGCCATCGGTCTTCTGCCTTCGCGGCCCGTCATCCACGAGGCAGCCACACTGCGGCCGACGACGCCGGCATCGATTGCCGCGGAATGGCTGCGCCTCGTCCTTAGCGCTGCGCCACCGGCTGGACGGCGGGACCGTTCGCCGACGCCTGGGCGCCGGCCGCCGCCTGCTGCGCCTGCAGGCTGTCCAGCCCCCAGCCGCCGCCCAGCGCGCGGATCAGGTTGACCGTGGATCGCGCGCGCTCGCCGTCCAACTGCACGGAGACCCGCTGTTGGGTCAGCACCGTGCGGTCGGCGTCGATCACATCCAAATAGCTGATCGATCCTTCCTTGTACTGGGTGTGCGACAGCTGCGCGGCGCGCGCGGATGCGTGCACCGCGCGGTCCTGCGCCTGGGTCTGTTCATCCAGGATACGCAGGTTGGCCAGGTTGTCCTCGACCTCGCGGAAGGCGCCGAGAACGGTTTGCCGGTAGTTCGCCACGTCTTCCTCGTAGACGGCGCGCGCCCGGTCCAGGCCCGCCTGGCGCCGCCCCGCGTCGAAGATCGGCAGACTGAGCATGGCGCCGGTCAGCGGTCCGAGCAGGAAAGTCCGGCTGGACCATTCGAACAGGTTGCCCAGTTCGGACGACTCGTACCCGGCGTAGCCGGTGATGTTCAGTTGCGGGAAGAACGCAGCGCGAGCCGCTCCGATGCGGTCGTTGGCCGCCGCCATTGCGCGTTCGGCCGCGGCGATATCGGGCCGGCGCTCCAGCAGCGAGGACGGCAGGCCGGCGGGCACCCGGACCGCGATGCGTGACAGCGGACTCGGCGGCAGGGAAAACTCGGCGGGCGCCTTGCCCAGCAGGACCGCCAGCGCATGCTCCGATTGCGCGCGGCGGCGGTCGATGCCCAGGGCTTCGGACTCCGCGGAAGCCAGTTCGGAACGGGCGCGCGCGACGTCCAGTTCGCTGATGTCGCCCGCCTTGTAGCGGCGTTCCACCAGGTCCAGGGTCTGCTTGCGCAAGGCCAGCGTTTGTTCGTACAGCTGGCGCTCGGCATCCAGCTCGCGGATCATGAAGTAGTTTTCCGCGACGTCGGCCTGCAGCGCAAGCTGGACCGAGCGCAACAGCGCTTCGCTTTGCTGGGCTTCGGCGGTGGCGGCATTCGCCGTGGACGATACACGGCCGAACAGATCCGCTTCGTAAGACACGCCGAGCTGGCCGCGCCACAGCGTGCTGCTGGTAGCGGGGCCGTTGTCCGGCAGCCCTTGCGAAGCGGGCGAGGCGCGTTGACGCGTGGGGCCGAAGTTCGCCGTGACTTCGGGGAAAAGCCCGGCGCGGGCCTCGCGCTGCAGCGCGCGCGCCTGAGCCAGCCGGGCCGCGGCGGCCTTCAGGTTCTGGTTGGCATCGGCGGCCTGGCGTTCCAGCGCATCCAGCGTCGCGTCATTGAACACTTTCCACCATTCGCCGCGCAGGACGGATTCGGCGGGCTCGGCGGTCTTCCATTGACCGGCCTGGTCGGCCGGCAGCGCTTCCTTGAAGGCCGCTGTCATCGGTGCGGCGGGACGCTCGTACTCCGGCGTCAGCGAGCAGCCCGCCAGGATCGCCGCGGTCAGCAGGCCCAGCGAAAAGCGGTTGATGGTTTTCATGCGGGACATCATGTCTGTCATCCTGTTATTCGGCGCCGCGGGCGGCGTGGCCGTGGGGCGCGGGCGCGGCATGCGGGGCGGTAACGGGCGCTTCGTGCTGACCAGCCGAGTGCAGCTTGCGCGGATTCAGCGCGCGCAGCGCGACGTAGAACACCGGCGTCAGGAACAGGCCGAACAGCGTCACGCCCAGCATGCCGAAGAACACCGCGATACCCATGGCATGACGCATTTCGGAGCCGGCGCCAGACGAATACACCAGCGGCACCACACCCATGATGAAGGCGATCGACGTCATCAGGATGGGGCGCAGCCGCAGGCGGCAGGCTTCCACCGCGGCATCGAAGGCGCTGCGGCCCTGCATTTCCAATTCGCGGGCGAATTCCACGATCAGGATGGCGTTCTTGCAAGCCAGGCCCACCAGCACCATCAAACCGATCTGCGTAAAGATGTTGTTGTCGCCGCGCGTCAGCCACACGCCGGTCAGCGCCGCCAGAATGCTCATGGGCACGATCAGGATCACGGCCAGCGGCAGGGTCAGGCTTTCGTACATCGCGGCCAGCACCAGGAACACCAGCAGCACGCTGATCGGGAACACCCAGATGCCGGCATTGCCCGCCAGGATCTGCTGGTACGTCAGGTCGGTCCATTCGAACTTGATGCCGCGCGGCAGGGTTTCCGCGGCGATGCGTTCGGCGGCTTCCTTGGCCTGGTCGGACGAGTAGCCCGGGGCAGGACCGCCGTTGACATCGGCGGCGGTATAGCCGTTGTAGCGAACCACCATCTCAGGACCGTAGGTCTGCGACACGCGCACCATCGACGACAGCGGGACCATCTCGCCGTTGCTGTTGCGCGTCTTCAGCAGGCCGATGTCCTCGGCATGCGCGCGGAAGGGCGCATCGGCCTGCGCGCGCACCTGGAACACCCGCCCAAAGCGGTTGAAGTCGTTTACATAGAGCGAGCCCAGGTAGATCTGCATCGTGTCGAAGACGTCGGTCACCTTGACGCCCAGCTGCTTGGCCTTCACGCGGTCCAGGTCCACGTCCAACTGCGGCACGTTGATCTGGTAGTTCGAGAACGTCGGCCCCAGCTCCGGCGCCTTGGCGGCGGCCGCGACGAAGGCTTGCGTGGCGCGGTCCAGGGCTTCGTAGCCCAGCGCGGCACGATCTTCGATCTGCAGCTTGAAGCCGCCCAGCGTGCCCAGGCCCATGACCGGCGGCGGCGGGAACACCGCGATGAAGGCATCCTTGACGCTGCCGAACTTCTGGTTCAGCGAACCGGCGATCTTGTCGGCGGAAAGACCCTCGCGCACGCGCTCCTCGAAGGGCTTGAGGGTCACGAACACGATGCCGGCGCTCGAGCTGTTGGTGAAGCCGTTGATCGACAGGCCGGGGAAGGACACGGCGTGATCGACGCCGGGCTCGTTCATGGCGATGTCGCCCATGCGCCGGATCACGTCTTCCGTGCGGTCCAGCGAGGCGCCCGTGGGAAGCTGCGCGAAGCCCACCAGGTATTGCTTGTCCTGCGCCGGCACGAAGCCGCCGGGCACGATATAGGAAATGCCCACGGTCGCCGCCAGCAGCACCGCATAGACCGCCAGGCTGGCCGACTTGCGCTTGATCACGCCGCCAACGTTGGCGGAATAGCTTTCCGACGCGCGATTGAACACGCGGTTGAACCAGGCGAAGAAGCGGCCCAGCACCCGGTTCATCGCTCGCGTCAGCCAATCCGGCTCGGCGTCATGGCTCTTGAGCAGCAGGGCGGCCAGCGCGGGCGACAGCGTCAGCGAGTTGAAGGCCGAGATCACGGTCGAAATCGTGATCGTCATGGCGAACTGCTTGTAGAACTGTCCCGTCAGGCCGGTCATGAAGGCCAGCGGCACGAACACCGCCGCCAGCGTCGCCGCGATGGCGATGATGGGGCCGCTCACTTCCCGCATCGCGCGATACGTCGCATCGCGCGGCGACAGCCCGGCGGCAATGTTCCGTTCGACGTTCTCCACCACCACGATGGCGTCATCGACCACGATGCCGATCGCCAGCACCATGCCGAACAGCGACAGCGCGTTGATGGAGTAGCCGAACGCCAGCAGCAGCGAGAACGTGCCGATGATGGAAACCGGCACCGCCAGCAGCGGGATCAGCGAGGCGCGCCACGTCTGCAGGAACACGATCACCACGATCACGACCAGCAGGATGGCTTCCAGCAGCGTATGCACCACCGCTTCGATACTGGCGCGCACGAACTGCGTGGGGTCGTACACGACGTCGTACTTCACCGAGGGCGGGAAGTCCGCGGACAGCTCCTTCATCGCCTCGCGCACCTGCTTGGACACGTCCAGCGCATTCGCGCCCGGCGCCTGCATGATGCCCAGCGCAACGGCCGGCTTGTTGTCCAGCAGGGAGCGCAGGCCGTATTCCGCCGCGTCCAGTTCCACGCGGGCCACGTCGCCCAGGTGAACCACACCGCCGTCGGCTGAGGTCTTCAGCACGATATTGCGGAATTCTTCCTCGGTTTGCAGGCGCCCCTGCGTGTTGACGTTCAACTGCAGCGGCACGTCGGCCAGCGTCGGCGACGCGCCGATCACGCCGGCCGCCACCTGCACGTTCTGCTCGCGGATGGCGTTGACCACGTCGGTCGCGGTCATGCCGAGTTGCGCGACTTTGTTCGGATCCAGCCAGACGCGCATGGAATAGTCGCCGGAACCCCACAATTGCACGTCGCCCACGCCGTTGATGCGCGCCAGCCGGTCCTTGACGTTCAGCACCGCGTAGTTGCGCAGGTACGTCATGTCATAGCGGTTGTCCGGCGAGATCAGGTGCACCACCAGCGTCAGCGTGGGCGAGCTTTTGGCCGTGGTCACGCCCAGCCGCTGCACGTCCTCGGGCAGCCGCGGCAGCGCCTGCGACACCCGGTTCTGCACCAGCTGTTGCGCCTTGTCCGGATCCACGCCGAGTTTGAAGTACACCGTCAGCGTCATGTTGCCGTCGCTGTTCGCCTGGGCCTGCATGTAAAGCATGTTCTCGACGCCGTTGATCTGCTCCTCCAGCGGGGCAGCCACGGTTTCGGCGATCACTTTCGGGTTCGCGCCCGGATACTGGGCGTGCACCACGACGGAAGGCGGCACCACTTCCGGGTACTCGGAAATCGGCAGCTGGAACATGGCCAGTATCCCGGCCAGCAGTATCAGCACCGATAGCACGCCCGCGAAGATGGGGCGGTCGATGAAGAATTTGGATATGTTCATGACGCTCTCTGGGGCGGTTCAGTTCAGGCGGGATTGGCGGCGCTGCGCTTGGCGCCGGTCCGGATGGCGGATTGCGCGCCCGCCATCGGCACCGCATGCGGCTCCACGGCATCGCCCGGCCGCACGCGCTGCAGCCCGTTCACGACGATGCGTTCGCCCGGCTTCAATCCCGCGGTGACGACGCGCATGCCTTCCTGCGCGGCGCCCAGCTGCACTTCGCGGTACTGCGCGCGGTTCTGGTCGTCCACCACCATCACGAAGCGCTTGTTCTGGTCGGTGCCCAGCGCCCGTTCATCGATCAGGATGGCTTTGTAGGGATTGCCGCCGCCCAAACGGATACGGGCGTAAAGGCCGGGCACCAGGGAGCCGTCCGGATTGTCGAAGGTGGCGCGCACGCGGATCGTGCCCGAGCTGGTGTCCAGCCGGTTGTCGACGTATTGCACGCGGCCCTGGCGGGAATAGCCGTCTTCGTTGGCCAGGCCCATGAACACCGGGACTTCGCCCGTCTTGCCGGATCGCGCAGGGTTGATGTGCTTCAGGAAGCTTTGTTCATCGACGTCGAAGGACGCATAGATGGGGTCCACCGATACCAGCGTGGTCAGCGGCGATGAGCCGGCCCCGGCCGCGACCAGGTTGCCCACCGTCACTTCCGCCCGGGAAACCCGGCCCGACACGGGGGCCACGATGCGGGTGTAGCCCAGGTTCAGCTTGGCGATTTCAAGCGCGGCCTTGGCTGCCTTCAAACTGGCGGCGGCTTCGCGGGCGTCGTTCTGCTTCTGCTCCAGGTCGCGGCGCGCGATGGCGTTGTCGGCGATCAGCCGTTGGGCGCGCGCCAGTTCGGAGGCCGTATAGGCCACGCGCGCCTGGGCGCCGGCCAGATTGGCCTCGGCGCGGTCGACTTCGGCCTGATAGGGCAGCGGATCGATGGTGAACAGCTCGTCGCCCTTGCGGACCAGGCTGCCGTCCTTGAAGTGGACGGCGATCAGGGTGCCCGACACCCGGGGCCGGATCTCCACCCGGTCGACTGCTTCGAGCCTGCCCGAATAGTTCTGCCAGTCGGTGATGGACCGTTCGACCACTTCCGCCACGTCGACCGGCGCGGCTGGAGGCGCGGCGGCGGCCGTGGCGGTATTGGGCCCGTGGCCGCGGAAGACGGCGATACCGCCAACGATGACGATAGCGGCAAACGTGGCCGCCAATGCGTAGCGACTGCGCAACACAGACATGTCGAGATCCTTTTGTTCGGGAGCTCGGCGGCGATGGCGAACGATCCCCGCTGCATGCGCGGCAGCGGCGCGGGTCACGGAAGCCCTGGCCGGGGATGCCGGGGCGGCGGCCAGGGGGCCGCTGTCGCGCTGGTTTTTATGGTTTTCCACGCAGGGCGTGGTTGCCGGCCAGCCGGTCGTTGGCGAAAACCGGCCCTTGCGCGGCGCGCGTCCGTGACGGAAGGCAATGGGAAAAGGCGGCCCGCGATGGGAAGCCTGTCGGTCCATTTCCGCCGGGTTAATCGGAATGGCGGCATTCTGGCTGTTTTGTCTGTCCGAATAAATATCTATACTCGAACAACTCTATTCGGCCAATTCGAACAATTATTTGTTCATAATGCCGTCACACCCATCCCCGAGGTCAAACCCATGGATCGCTTTCAGGCCATGCAGGTGTTCGTCAGGGTGGTCGACGCGAATAGCTTCACCCGCGCGGCGGATCACCTGGGACTTCCCCGCACCACCGTCACCACGATTATCCAGAACCTGGAAAAGCTGCTGAACGTACGTCTGCTGAATCGCACCACCCGGCGGCTGAGTCTTACCCCGGATGGCGCGGCCTATTACGAGCGCTGCGTCCGCATTCTGGCAGATGTCGAAGAGGCAGAGGCGGCGTTCATGGATGCCTCGCGCCGGCCCCGCGGCAAGCTGCGCATCGATACGCCGGCCGCCATCGGGCGGCTGATCCTCATCCCCTCGCTGTGCGAGTTTCACCAGCGCTATCCCGATATCGAACTGGTCATCGGCATGGGGGATCGTCCGGTGGATCTGGTCCAGGAGGCGGTGGACTGCGTCATCCGTGTGGGCGAGCTGAAAGATTCCAGCATGGTTGCCCGCCGCATCGGCATGTTCGAAGGCATAACGTGCGCCGCGCCCAGCTATATCGCGGCGCACGGCGAGCCGCAGACGCTCGATGACCTGGCCGACCATCATGCCGTGCATTATTTCTCCAGCCGCACAGGCCGCGTGATCGATTGGGATTTCATGGTCGACGGCCAGGCGGTGGAAGTGAAGATGCGCGGCGTCGTCTCGGTCAACGATGCCGATGCCTATATGGCCTGCGGACTGCAGGGGTTCGGGCTGATACAACCGCCGCGGTATATGGCCTTGCCATACCTGCAAAGCGGCGCGTTGAAGGAAATTCTGCCGGCCTGGAAGCCGAAGCCCATGCCGATCTCGGTGGTGTACCCGCACAATCGCCATCTGTCGCCGAAGGTGCGGGCATTCACCGATTGGGCCGCCGAAATCTTCAGCCGTTGCCCGCTGCTCAGCGGCCGCGGCGATATGGTGGACAGCGAATGCACCTGGGCCGGTCAGGATCCCGTGCACACCTACATGGCGCCGCGGGAAACGGCGGCCCGTACTGCGCCCGCGTCCGCGCCTGCACCGCAGCCGCAATCGGCGCCGGCAGCCGTGGTGGCCGCCGCGGCTGCCGGCACGTCGCCGCGACGGGGCGCGGGTGTGACGCCGACGTAACGCCGCGCATCGACAAGTGGTCATGCGGCGACTTGCCGGGGGAATGGGCCCGGGTCCATGCGGGAAAGATCCGCGCCGCAATCGGAATTTTCCGACAGACTTGGGATCGGCGCGCCCCTACACTTTTTCCCTTTTTTCGGCAGCCGGCACGCCGGGCCGGTAAGGAGGAAGAGATGACGATGAGCCCGACCGATTCCCGCATGTCCGGCCTTTACGTACCGGCTGCGCCGCCGGGCACAACGTACGGTGCGCAAGGGCTCGGCCGCGCCGTTACCGCGGCGGCACAAGACCACGCCGGCATCCCCCATGACTCCGGCGCGGAGCCAAAAGGATTGTCCGCGGCGGTCGTCGACATGGTGTCCCGGCTCGAAAGCGTCCCTGGGCCCAGGCGCAGACGCGATACGGCCGGAGCGACGCCGCACCCGCAACCGGGCGCCAGCGCCATGCAAGACGACGAAACGCGCGGCAAGCAGGCCGGGCGTCCCACGCCGGACCAAGTGGAATGCGTCGATGCCGCCGATTCCCGATACGCGCCGGCCACCATGATCGAACGGTTGGCATAGACCCGGGCGCGTTCTTTCCGCAGCGTTATTCCGGCAGCCGTACGATGACGCGGCAAAAACCGGCCGCGCGGGGCGCATTGTGCGCCCGGCGCGGCCAGGAAAGACCCGGGAACTGGCGGGGGGGCCGTTACAGATCCAGTTTGGTGATCTTCGTGCCCTGCAAAGACAGGTTCGCCATCAGGCCGGCATTGGTCAGGAAAAACGCCACCACCTGCTGCCGAGCGGTATTGGTGTCCACAGCGCCCGTCGCACCGACCTTCGCCACGGCCACCGAGGCATCGGCGCCCGCGCTCCAGCCATTGCTGTTGCGGAATTTGTTCAGCTGCTCCTGGTCCATGAACATAATGATCACGGCGCGCGACTGCGCGCCGGCTTGCCAGCCGATCGAGCCGCCCGTCAGGCTGTAATAGCCCTGCGTGGCGTTGCCCACTCGCAGCGCACCTTCGCCGTGTTGGGCGCCGATCACGAAGCCGGCCTCCAGCACGTTGGGGAACACCAGGATGCCCTTGGCGTTGTTGGCCATCTCGCGCGAGCCCTGCACAGTGCTGTACAGCCTGCTCAGCGTGGAATCCACGCCGGCATTGATTTCCTGGCGCTTGCTGGCGGAGGTGCCGGAGGATTTCGGTCCGGTGGTCGTGCAGGCGGCCAGCGCGGTGGCCAGCAACATGGCGGCAGGCAACCTGACGAAGTTTCGACGGTTCATCATTGCTTTTCTCCCAGCGTTGTATGAATTCGGCGGGCGGGCCCGCGGGTTGGCGACAGGGCGGCTGCTCTGCCACCGTGTTGCGCACCCATTATTCGCCACAACAATTCATACAACGGCGACATTCCCCTACCGATTGCAACTTGGCTGCGGGTTACAGCCGCTCCACCGGCACCGCGTGGGCTTTCCAGATCCGCTCGCAGTACTCGCGCACCGCCCGGTCCGATGAAAAGCGGCCGCTGCGCGCGGTATTCAGTATCGACTTGCGGGTCCACGCCTGCGTATCGCGGTACGCCTCATCGACCATGGTCTGGCAGGCCGAATATGAGCCGTAGTCGGCCAGCAACATATAGGGGTCGTGATGGATGAGGTCGTCCAGCAGCGGCGCAAAAAGGTTGCTGTCCCCTCGCGAAAAAAAGCCTGACCGTATCAGGTCCAGCACGGCTTCCAATTCCGGATCGCGGCGCAGGAAATCCATGGGCCGGTAACCCTCGCGCCGCAAGGCATAGACCTCTTCGGCAGTCAGTCCGAACAGAAAGAACTGGTCCTCGCCCACTTCTTCCCGTATTTCGATATTGGCGCCGTCCATCGTGCCGATGGTGATGGCGCCGTTCATCGCAAACTTCATGTTGCCCGTGCCGGAGGCCTCCTTGCCCGCCAGGGAAATCTGTTCGGAAAGCTCCGCCGCCGGATAAACCCACTGCCCCAGCGTGACGCTGTAATTGGGCAGGAAGACCACCTTGAGGCGGTCGCGGACGTCCGGGTCGTTATTGACGACGTCGCCGATCGCGGTGATCAGTTTGATCATCAGTTTGGCGCGGGCGTAGCCAGGCGCGGCCTTGCCGCCGAAAATGAAAGTGCGCGGCGCGATGTCGAGATTGCGCTGCGATTTGAGCCGATGATAGAGCGCGGCGATGTGGATGGCCGAAAGGTGCTGGCGCTTGTATTCGTGAATGCGCTTGACCTGCACGTCGAACATCGAATCGGGGTCCACCTTGATGCCGGTCTTGCGCAGAATCACCGCTGCCAGATCGACCTTGTTGGCCCGTTTGATCGCTCGCCATTCGCTGCCGAATGACGCGTCGTCGGCATAGGGTTCGATACCCGATATCAGCGACCAATCCTTGACCCATTCGTCGCCGATGCAGCGCGTGATGAGCTTGGTCAAACGCGGATTGCTCAGGGCGACCCAGCGGCGCGGCGTGACGCCGTTGGTCATGCTGTCGAATTTCTCCGGCCACATGGCATAGAAATCCTTGAGCAGGTCCCGCTTCAGCAGTTCCGAGTGCAGGTTGGCGACGCCGTTGATCGCGTGGCTTCCGACGCAGGCCAGGTGCGCCATGCGCACATATCGTTCGCCGCTTTCATCGATCAGGGACAACCGCGCGATACGGGTTTCATCACCGAAAAAGTGAATGCGGGCCTCATTCAGGAAGCGTGCGTTGATCTCGTAGATGATTTCAAGATGGCGCGGCAGAACGCGGCGGAACAGCTCCAGCGGCCATCGTTCCAGGGCTTCGGGCAACAGCGTGTGGTTGGTGTACGAAAACGTCTGCCGGGTGATGTCCCACGCTCTCTCCCAGGGAACGAGGTGCTCGTCGATCAGCAGGCGCATCAGTTCGGCAACGCCGATGGCGGGATGCGTATCGTTCAGCTGGATCGCAAAGGATTTGTGGAAGGATGTCACCGGCTGGCCGCGCTGGCGGTGCAGCCGGAGCATGTCCTGCAGCGAGCAGGACACGAAAAAGTATTGCTGCTCCAACCGCAGTTCCTTGCCCTGCCGGCTCTCGTCATTCGGGTAAAGCACCTTGGTCAGGTTTTCCGACGTGACCTTCTTGCTCACCGCGCCGAGATAATCGCCACGATTGAAAACGTGAAAATCGAAGGCTTCGGTCGCTTCCGCCCGCCATAAACGCAGGGTATTGGTCGTGCCGACCCGGTATCCGGGAATCGGCGAGTCGAAGGGGACCCCCGCCACGGTTTTTTCGGGTACCCAACGCACGCGGAACCGGCCGTTGTCGTCGGTGTACTGCTCGGTGTGCCCGCCCAGTTTTACCTGCACAGCCCATTCGGCATGCTGGATCTCCCATCGGTTGCCGTAGCGCAGCCAGGCGTCGGTGTTCTCCACCTGCCAGCCGTCCATGATGGTTTGATAGAAGATGCCGTATTCGTATCGGATTCCGTAGCCGATCGCCGGGACCTCCAGTGTCGCCAGCGATTCGATGAAACAGGCGGCGAGCCGTCCCAGGCCGCCGTTGCCGAGCCCCGGCTCCTCTTCCTGTCGCAGCAGTTCGTCCAGGTCCAGGCCAAGTTCGCTCATCGCCAGACGGATCTCGTGCGATATCCCCAGACTCAGGAGATTGTTCCCCAGGTAGGGGCCCATAAGGAACTCGGCGGACAGATATGCCACTGTACGCGCGTTCCGTTTCTGGTAAGTGGCCGTGGTGTCGAACCATGAACGCACCAAACGGTCGCGTACCGTATGGGCAAGAGATTGATACAGGTCGTTCTTCGAGGCGATGTCCAGGGATTTGCCCTGGGTATACAGCAGGTGGTCCAGAAAGGCCCGCTTCAACGAGTCGCGTGACAACGATGAACGGTCGCTCTCGGATCTTGGGGCAGTCGTGCCGGCGGGTGGGGTAAGGGTGGCGCTGGCAGGATCTTTCAAAATGTGTTCCTTGGCTTCGGTCAGGTCAGCAAAAATCCTAATCCAAAAGAATTGGGTTTTAAAGGCAAAGAGCCGAACAATCGGCAACAAGTTCCGAGCGGCGCGCGTCAATTGCTGCCGCTGATGCGGCGGCACGTTCAGGGTAGATATTGAAATGGCTGTGATTCAACAAACTGCCGCCCCGCGCCCGATTGCGGGCGATCGGTCCGGTGCGGACGTCGTCGCTTCCAGGCCGGTGTTCAGGAAGCGGGCGGGCACCCGCAAGCGGGCGGGAGCCGTGCTGGCCGCCGCGCTGGCCAGCATGGTGCAGTCCTATTGGG
The sequence above is a segment of the Bordetella genomosp. 9 genome. Coding sequences within it:
- a CDS encoding glycogen/starch/alpha-glucan phosphorylase, translating into MSRDSLKRAFLDHLLYTQGKSLDIASKNDLYQSLAHTVRDRLVRSWFDTTATYQKRNARTVAYLSAEFLMGPYLGNNLLSLGISHEIRLAMSELGLDLDELLRQEEEPGLGNGGLGRLAACFIESLATLEVPAIGYGIRYEYGIFYQTIMDGWQVENTDAWLRYGNRWEIQHAEWAVQVKLGGHTEQYTDDNGRFRVRWVPEKTVAGVPFDSPIPGYRVGTTNTLRLWRAEATEAFDFHVFNRGDYLGAVSKKVTSENLTKVLYPNDESRQGKELRLEQQYFFVSCSLQDMLRLHRQRGQPVTSFHKSFAIQLNDTHPAIGVAELMRLLIDEHLVPWERAWDITRQTFSYTNHTLLPEALERWPLELFRRVLPRHLEIIYEINARFLNEARIHFFGDETRIARLSLIDESGERYVRMAHLACVGSHAINGVANLHSELLKRDLLKDFYAMWPEKFDSMTNGVTPRRWVALSNPRLTKLITRCIGDEWVKDWSLISGIEPYADDASFGSEWRAIKRANKVDLAAVILRKTGIKVDPDSMFDVQVKRIHEYKRQHLSAIHIAALYHRLKSQRNLDIAPRTFIFGGKAAPGYARAKLMIKLITAIGDVVNNDPDVRDRLKVVFLPNYSVTLGQWVYPAAELSEQISLAGKEASGTGNMKFAMNGAITIGTMDGANIEIREEVGEDQFFLFGLTAEEVYALRREGYRPMDFLRRDPELEAVLDLIRSGFFSRGDSNLFAPLLDDLIHHDPYMLLADYGSYSACQTMVDEAYRDTQAWTRKSILNTARSGRFSSDRAVREYCERIWKAHAVPVERL